One genomic segment of Acaryochloris marina S15 includes these proteins:
- a CDS encoding winged helix-turn-helix domain-containing protein yields the protein MSRVSTVKPHLTVDEVKDKIATAPTARCQQKWMIIYNALVDPRPAIEIATHTATSLRTVHQVISAYNRLGAAAIAPRAKRKKNPGAYLSIEEEIEFLESFIERAQQGHLTTVQEIQTAFETKVETSVAPSTIYRLLDRHGWRKLMPRPSHPNGNKAAREAFKKLSGAGPNRCSRSLSRRPTSHCDHGSRRRALWSSRASKKSLVCSWNSTRKWAAACP from the coding sequence ATGAGTCGAGTTAGTACAGTTAAACCGCATCTAACAGTGGATGAGGTGAAAGACAAAATTGCTACGGCTCCGACTGCCCGCTGTCAGCAAAAATGGATGATTATTTATAACGCTCTGGTAGATCCTCGCCCAGCTATCGAAATAGCCACGCATACTGCTACTAGTCTTCGAACGGTCCATCAGGTGATTTCCGCTTACAATCGCCTAGGAGCAGCAGCAATTGCTCCTAGGGCTAAACGGAAGAAGAATCCCGGTGCTTATCTGAGTATTGAGGAAGAGATTGAATTTTTAGAATCGTTTATTGAACGTGCTCAACAAGGTCATTTAACAACGGTTCAAGAGATCCAAACGGCCTTTGAGACTAAAGTGGAGACGTCAGTGGCACCCAGTACTATCTATCGTTTGCTAGACCGACACGGATGGCGCAAACTCATGCCTCGTCCGTCCCATCCCAATGGAAACAAAGCGGCACGAGAGGCTTTTAAAAAACTTTCGGGGGCTGGTCCAAACCGCTGTAGCAGATCGCTCAGCCGAAGACCAACGTCCCATTGTGATCATGGCAGCAGACGAAGGGCGCTTTGGTCGTCTAGGGCAAGTAAGAAGAGCTTGGTGTGCTCCTGGAATTCGACCCGAAAGTGGGCAGCAGCTTGTCCGTGA
- a CDS encoding transposase, whose protein sequence is MVIMAADEGRFGRLGQVRRAWCAPGIRPESGQQLVREYLYGYVAVAPALGKMSALVLPFSNTQMMNLFLAQVADEFSDYFVVMQVDGASYHTGKKLVIPDNIRLIVQPPRSPQLNAVEHIWEEVKEKHFYNQVFDSLDAVSDTLCKGLKELMDLPDRLTSMTNFPHMRITI, encoded by the coding sequence ATTGTGATCATGGCAGCAGACGAAGGGCGCTTTGGTCGTCTAGGGCAAGTAAGAAGAGCTTGGTGTGCTCCTGGAATTCGACCCGAAAGTGGGCAGCAGCTTGTCCGTGAATATCTCTATGGCTATGTTGCTGTTGCTCCTGCGTTAGGAAAGATGAGTGCTTTAGTCTTACCCTTTTCCAATACTCAGATGATGAACTTATTCCTAGCACAAGTGGCGGATGAATTTTCAGACTATTTTGTGGTGATGCAGGTCGATGGAGCGTCTTACCACACCGGAAAGAAGCTCGTCATTCCAGACAATATACGCTTGATTGTTCAGCCTCCTCGAAGTCCACAACTCAATGCTGTAGAGCATATCTGGGAGGAGGTGAAAGAAAAGCACTTCTACAATCAGGTTTTTGATTCTTTAGATGCGGTATCCGATACCTTGTGCAAGGGACTCAAAGAACTCATGGATTTACCCGATAGGCTGACTTCTATGACCAATTTTCCTCATATGAGAATTACGATTTAA
- a CDS encoding RNA polymerase sigma factor RpoD/SigA, with product MATNNDSLHLYLQEMGRYPLLSHEEEIELARQAKVGSLRAKQRMIECNLRLVVSIAKKHQNRGLPLMDLIQEGSIGLSRAVEKFDLAQGCRFSTYAYWWILQGVTRAIKLKSRPIYLPDHHWNVANKIRKHHQKLTQQLGREPTLAELSKTMDLKPEVIRQTLQLFQKVASLDKLVGEQQKDSLIDLIQEKNGPAPYIESLQMNDELSRLMVHLDEREQFIVSQRYGLEDGEPKTMNEIGQQLGVSRERVRQIINKAMKKLERKARTA from the coding sequence ATGGCTACAAACAATGACAGTCTTCATTTATACCTCCAGGAAATGGGCCGTTATCCCCTCTTATCCCATGAAGAAGAAATTGAGCTTGCCAGACAAGCTAAAGTGGGAAGCCTCCGAGCTAAGCAAAGGATGATCGAGTGCAACCTACGCTTAGTTGTCTCTATTGCCAAAAAACATCAGAATCGAGGTTTACCCCTGATGGACTTGATCCAGGAAGGCAGCATTGGATTGAGTAGAGCAGTAGAAAAATTTGACCTGGCTCAGGGCTGTCGCTTCAGTACCTATGCTTATTGGTGGATTTTGCAAGGGGTTACCCGCGCGATCAAACTTAAATCTCGCCCCATCTACTTACCTGACCATCACTGGAATGTTGCCAACAAGATTAGAAAACACCACCAGAAACTAACCCAACAGCTCGGACGTGAACCTACACTTGCTGAATTATCAAAGACGATGGACCTCAAGCCAGAGGTGATAAGGCAAACGCTACAACTGTTCCAAAAAGTAGCGTCTCTCGATAAGCTCGTGGGGGAACAACAAAAAGATTCACTCATTGACTTAATCCAAGAAAAAAATGGTCCAGCACCCTACATAGAGTCACTACAGATGAATGATGAACTCTCTCGATTAATGGTGCATCTAGATGAACGCGAGCAGTTTATTGTCAGCCAACGGTATGGATTAGAAGATGGCGAACCCAAGACAATGAATGAGATTGGTCAACAGCTTGGCGTCAGCCGGGAACGGGTTCGACAAATCATCAACAAAGCCATGAAAAAACTAGAGAGAAAGGCTAGAACAGCTTGA
- a CDS encoding DUF2949 domain-containing protein, with protein sequence MSSPSQQQFIQYLQTELEISEEAIDLALRRQEPSRGPLHILLWQHGLIDLDQLGKAFEWRVNESVATAL encoded by the coding sequence ATGAGTTCTCCATCCCAACAACAGTTTATTCAGTACCTGCAAACTGAGCTAGAGATTTCAGAAGAAGCGATTGACTTGGCCTTGCGTCGCCAGGAGCCATCACGAGGTCCGTTGCATATACTCTTATGGCAACATGGCCTGATCGACCTTGACCAACTCGGCAAAGCTTTCGAGTGGCGAGTGAATGAATCTGTCGCGACTGCACTATAG